A window of Fragaria vesca subsp. vesca linkage group LG7, FraVesHawaii_1.0, whole genome shotgun sequence contains these coding sequences:
- the LOC101302009 gene encoding uncharacterized protein LOC101302009, whose amino-acid sequence MSNFENQAPDYRSLEVPHPRTEVNLGSTVYPFQPQDSTVQPLMHTKMGDALHNIECNGLQSSFGDNHFSFTKFLNINSAYQDYYLSDQTAQTPFKDSCQNHWEGSTMG is encoded by the exons ATGTCTAATTTTGAGAATCAAGCTCCAGATTATCGGAGTCTAGAG GTGCCTCATCCTCGAACCGAAGTCAATCTGGGATCAACGGTTTATCCATTCCAGCCGCAAGATTCCACAGTACAGCCACTAATGCACACAAAAATGGGAGATGCTCTACATAATATTGAATGCAATGGGTTGCAATCTTCGTTTGGTGATAATCACTTTTCTTTCACAAAGTTCTTGAATATAAATTCTGCTTACCAGGATTATTACTTGTCTGACCAAACAGCACAGACTCCTTTCAAAGACTCCTGCCAAAATCACTGGGAAGGGTCTACCATGGGATAG
- the LOC101309014 gene encoding uncharacterized protein LOC101309014 — MSYGGFSLPKGFRFQPSDDELLSHYLQKKNDREDPEITAIIPEIDVSKHEPRDLPALVFTRADFLDREWFTMPDSPDMEWYFFSPRVFKHSNSKSKSTKINRTTDEGYWKKQGNDRRITGACSDKQIGARRILTFYLSNKQKTDWVIHEFYLTKADSDEQIGDFVLCRLKDNRLKKKSGKPDHDRQDAPLCDEDQAFSELGNAVVIPKGNDDEAKAEHGGSCSMASNVESPCGNDDNAELGGGSRHIVPVMLTEAEEYQGFNALQDAVFGSNSNEQEFGGSQTGPCYVDKNDHSVSIEGQPDSEMVKELLHKPVDLALPHPPPSTQLQSLIYTKSGTNNSLNDEYHKRKNPFGDSDPFLTKKNHTDEVDSNTSSNSENQPADPIPKGCSQPGGNLESDLFRSQKPPSIIREPRDLPHDNDFIEWVDLPSITELIEGF, encoded by the exons ATGAGCTACGGTGGCTTCTCACTTCCAAAGGGTTTCCGGTTCCAGCCCTCCGATGACGAGCTGCTGAGTCACTACTTGCAGAAGAAGAATGACCGCGAGGACCCCGAGATCACGGCCATCATCCCTGAGATTGATGTGTCCAAGCACGAGCCTCGCGACTTGCCCG CACTGGTGTTCACAAGGGCCGATTTTCTGGACAGGGAGTGGTTCACGATGCCGGACTCTCCGGACATGGAGTGGTACTTCTTCAGTCCTAGAGTTTTTAAGCACAGCAACAGCAAAAGCAAAAGCACTAAGATCAATAGGACTACTGATGAAGGATATTGGAAGAAGCAAGGCAACGATCGCAGGATCACTGGGGCCTGTTCTGATAAGCAGATAGGGGCGAGGAGGATCTTGACCTTCTACCTTTCGAATAAACAGAAGACTGACTGGGTTATTCACGAGTTTTATCTCACTAAGGCCGATTCTGATGAGCAGATCGGCGACTTTGTTCTATGCCGCTTGAAGGACAACCGCTTGAAGAAGAAGTCGGGCAAGCCTGATCATGATCGGCAGGATGCTCCCTTGTGCGATGAAGATCAAGCATTCAGTGAGCTGGGAAATGCTGTTGTGATTCCCAAAGGCAATGATGATGAAGCTAAAGCTGAACATGGGGGTAGCTGTAGTATGGCCTCAAATGTTGAAAGTCCCTGTGGCAATGATGATAACGCTGAACTTGGTGGTGGTAGCCGCCACATCGTCCCTGTTATGCTTACTGAAGCAGAAGAATACCAAGGATTCAATGCACTACAAGATGCTGTTTTTGGATCTAATAGCAATGAGCAAGAATTTGGAGGCTCACAAACTGGCCCTTGTTATGTAGATAAGAATGATCATTCGGTCTCCATTGAAGGTCAACCTGATTCTGAGATGGTTAAAGAG CTACTTCACAAGCCAGTAGATCTGGCCTTACCCCATCCACCTCCGTCAACTCAACTGCAGTCACTAATATACACAAAGTCGGGCACCAACAATTCCCTTAATGATGAATATCATAAGAGGAAAAATCCATTTGGGGATAGTGACCCTTTTCTTACGAAGAAGAATCATACTGATGAAGTAGATAGCAACACTTCATCTAACTCTGAAAATCAACCTGCAGATCCGATTCCAAAG GGATGTTCTCAACCAGGAGGAAATCTGGAATCTGATTTGTTTAGGTCACAGAAACCACCATCAATAATCAGAGAACCGAGAGATCTTCCCCATGACAATGATTTCATTGAATGGGTTGATTTGCCATCTATAACAGAACTTATAGAAGGCTTTTAG
- the LOC101308721 gene encoding uncharacterized protein LOC101308721: MTTSRDQTMPLSLPVGFKFHPTEEELVNYYLKKKIHGGNESEINQIIPFIDLCEHEPAELPGLLGSETEDHDMEWFFFTRNAYKYNKSCRSNRSTKKGFWKITGKERGIKARRSKAVIGKKRTLTFYQGRGEAKKKKTGWVIHEYYLPRNEVVSCSKQTKGDFVICRLKNKSDKKESSVSNEGEPGGGDDGMNQEGNGEFLIYQSQPLDDCCSSALWSPASQELEAVLQTNGTSGDCHEMQSPFGDSESCHRDRNEFSTCDEDETVSDVYPQLRDPPEENLDSLLCALQPQGYHPPILQSPIYTKLGNVTHPLQPQNYQPSVILQITGPR, translated from the exons ATGACAACGAGCAGAGACCAAACGATGCCGCTTTCATTGCCGGTAGGCTTCAAGTTCCATCCCACGGAAGAAGAGCTAGTGAATTACTATTTGAAGAAGAAGATTCACGGCGGAAACGAGTCAGAGATCAACCAAATCATCCCGTTCATCGACCTCTGTGAACACGAGCCGGCTGAGCTTCCAG GTTTGTTGGGGAGTGAGACAGAGGATCACGACATGGAGTGGTTCTTCTTCACAAGAAATGCCTACAAGTACAACAAAAGCTGTCGATCGAATCGGAGCACGAAGAAGGGGTTCTGGAAGATCACAGGCAAGGAGCGTGGGATTAAGGCTCGGCGTTCCAAAGCTGTGATTGGGAAGAAGAGGACTCTGACTTTTTACCAGGGTCGTGGGGAAGCCAAGAAGAAGAAGACCGGCTGGGTCATTCATGAATACTATCTTCCTCGAAATGAAGTTGTTTCCTGTTCAAAGCAGACAAAG GGAGACTTTGTTATCTGTCGATTGAAGAACAAATCAGATAAGAAGGAATCTTCAGTTAGTAATGAAGGTGAACCGGGTGGAGGCGATGATGGAATGAATCAAGAG GGAAATGGGGAGTTCCTAATTTATCAATCTCAGCCTCTGGATGACTGCTGCTCGTCAGCACTGTGGTCACCGGCATCCCAAGAGCTGGAAGCTGTTCTGCAAACCAATGGAACCAGTGGTGATTGTCATGAGATGCAATCACCGTTTGGTGATAGTGAGTCTTGTCATCGAGACAGGAATGAATTTTCAACCTGTGATGAGGATGAGACTGTGTCTGATGTGTATCCACAG CTTCGTGATCCACCAGAAGAAAATCTGGATTCACTCTTGTGTGCACTTCAGCCACAGGGTTACCACCCTCCCATACTGCAGTCACCAATATACACAAAGCTGGGAAATGTTACACATCCGCTTCAGCCACAGAATTACCAGCCCTCGGTAATATTGCA AATTACCGGCCCTCGGTAA
- the LOC101302588 gene encoding transcription factor 25-like: MSARYLKKVLKEEEQQDRQPESDHEEEEEDDHPQLNGKAKVNPFDLLNDDADADDQEDEPESVDEPLSVVPEPKPGADAVSTSSQKTKKKKKKKGKEGSSSNSAAPKVKKSGDEVVEEFYAHAHERQAEMRASDGVVKNSYKKCVPFILQVDPKYLNADNEMRRIFGSKVVKSFEKNQQSGSSRMARGGRRGVVHRKSFLVTPLDHWPRWDGAMNMVLLHSPNGYYDYRYTYSSAYRHAQSAFESAKAIHDLNAIANVLLHYPYHLDSLLTMAEYFKFVGEHQMSADAISKCLYALECAWNPMFTPFKGDCQVKYSYDENKPLFVALFTHMKSMDRRGCHRSALEVCKFLLSLDTDDPMGAMFCIDYFAVRAEEYAWLERFSEEYKSDNTLWLFPNFSYSLAVCRLYLEKAESSKDSAAETTKATSTDLMKQALMLHPTVLKKLVAKVPLKERVWTDILKNAFFQADEVGIPSLDHLINIYVESNHIIWRLPELQKLLRDAVQLVIETLRQNSSEKNDWACVRKEAFSSDKNEYSHLLVSDFSYTLPAAPPENLQHFMANARMGDVMHNEQDLVNLNEGGPAPRDVANRNPLAVLFESVLPWVHYGVEIEEENQQNGHGPGNED, encoded by the exons ATGTCGGCTCGATATCTGAAGAAAGTTCTCAAAGAAGAAGAACAACAAGACCGCCAACCGGAATCAGACCACGAAGAAGAAGAAGAAGACGACCACCCCCAGCTCAATGGCAAAGCTAAGGTCAACCCTTTCGACCTTCTCAACGACGACGCCGACGCCGACGACCAG GAGGATGAGCCGGAAAGTGTTGATGAACCTTTGAGTGTGGTGCCTGAGCCGAAGCCAGGTGCTGATGCGGTTTCGACTTCAAGTCAAAAAACCAAGAAGAAGAAGAAGAAGAAAGGCAAAGAGGGCTCTTCTTCTAACTCAGCTGCACCGAAAGTGAAAAAGTCTGGGGATGAGGTAGTGGAAGAGTTTTATGCGCATGCGCATGAGAGACAGGCGGAGATGAGAGCTAGTGATGGTGTGGTTAAGAATTCGTATAAGAAGTGTGTGCCCTTTATATTGCAAGTGGATCCCAAGTACTTGAATGCCGACAATGAGATGCGGAGGATTTTTGGGTCAAAAGTGGTGAAGTCGTTTGAGAAGAATCAACAGAGTGGTAGCTCTAGAATGGCGCGTGGTGGAAGACGTGGCGTGGTTCATAGGAAGTCTTTCCTTGTCACTCCGTTGGATCATTGGCCTCGCTGGGACGGCGCCATGAACATGGTACTCCTTCACTCTCCCAACGGATACTACGATTACAG ATATACATATTCGTCAGCCTACCGTCACGCTCAGAGTGCATTTGAATCTGCCAAAGCTATACATGATCTCAATGCCATTGCAAATGTTTTGTTGCACTATCCTTATCATTTAGATTCGCTACTAACCATGGCAGAGTACTTTAAGTTTGTGGGTGAGCATCAAATGTCAGCAGATGCTATCTCTAAGTGCTTGTATGCTTTGGAATGTGCATGGAATCCAATGTTCACCCCCTTTAAGGGTGATTGCCAAGTGAAATACAGTTATGATGAAAACAAGCCTCTGTTCGTTGCACTGTTTACTCACATGAAAAGTATGGACAGACGTGGCTGTCATCGATCTGCTTTAGAAGTTTGCAAGTTTTTACTGTCACTAGATACTGACGATCCAATGGGGGCCATGTTCTGTATTGACTATTTTGCGGTGAGAGCAGAGGAGTATGCATGGCTAGAACGGTTCTCTGAAGAATATAAAAGTGATAACACCCTATGGTTGTTTCCAAATTTTTCGTATTCTCTTGCCGTATGCCGATTGTATCTTGAGAAAGCGGAATCTTCAAAAGATTCAGCTGCGGAAACCACCAAGGCTACTTCAACCGATCTTATGAAGCAGGCATTGATGCTTCATCCCACGGTTCTAAAGAAACTAGTGGCAAAGGTACCTTTGAAAGAACGGGTGTGGACGGATATACTCAAGAATGCATTTTTCCAAGCAGATGAAGTAGGAATCCCATCCTTGGACCACCTGATTAACATATATGTTGAGAGTAATCATATTATATGGAGGCTTCCAGAATTGCAGAAATTGCTGCGGGATGCAGTGCAACTGGTAATTGAGACTCTAAGACAGAATAGCAGCGAAAAGAATGACTGGGCATGTGTGAGAAAAGAAGCATTCTCATCTGATAAGAATGA GTACTCCCACTTGTTGGTATCAGATTTCTCGTATACATTGCCAGCTGCCCCACCTGAAAACTTGCAACATTTTATGGCCAACGCAAGGATGGGAGACGTTATGCATAACGAGCAGGATCTTGTCAATCTAAATGAGGGTGGCCCTGCTCCCCGTGATGTTGCAAATCGAAATCCATTAGCGGTCTTGTTTGAGTCGGTGCTACCGTGGGTTCATTATGGTGTAGAAATTGAGGAGGAAAACCAACAAAATGGCCATGGTCCGGGGAATGAAGATTAA